In Zingiber officinale cultivar Zhangliang chromosome 6A, Zo_v1.1, whole genome shotgun sequence, a single genomic region encodes these proteins:
- the LOC121994828 gene encoding protein FAR-RED IMPAIRED RESPONSE 1-like yields the protein MEQGKSDSNEVNDSNDHVSTDLSPSNLHEVMIPKIGMTFISEDEVRNFYKSYAQNVGFGICKLGGKKGDDGKQKYFCFGCAKSGKTISQAKNALYPRPSTKTNCKAKINVVIRNDDNFVINSVSLEHNHVLSPGKSRHFRCNKLLDSTTKRKLELNDQAGITLSKSFHSLVVEAGGYENLTFDERKCRNYISEARRLRLGDGDSEALSNYFCRMQSRNSNFFYVLDLDEESRIRNVFWADARCRAAYDYFSDVVTFDTTYLTNSYDMSFAPLVGVNHHGQSILLGCGLLSSEDSETFKWLFKSWLTCMLGRAPKAIITDQCRAMAIAIEEIFPDSHHRLCIWHIMKKLPAKLSGHAQYKLIKKQLKNIVYNSLTIDECDENWMKMIEDFNLENNDWLKSLYEQRNRWIPVYVKDKFWAGMSTSQRSESMNAFFDEYVHSKTSLKQFVEQFDNALKKKIEKEKNLDFGSFNSMIPVISGYPIERQFQSFYTNNLFKLFQDEIRGLMFCNTSLVRQEGVGFIFEVVETLLGKNGDPIRDASFKVHYTELDCQVKCLCHLFEFRGILCRHAISVLIRMKVIEVPMNYIMDRWRKDIKRGYQSITNIYDEYVCERERHRYNILTPLIQEVQQLGANNDDGCSVLVEILKDAKEKLIAIQLDHSRADQLKEASTSSSKTIHSPLKVRSRGRPPTKRKQSKIEQIMKKSVAKARRKGSLLNTMSGPFCFSATGFS from the exons ATGGAACAAGGAAAAAGTGATTCAAATGAGGTAAACGATAGCAACGACCATGTGAGCACAGATCTATCTCCATCTAATTTACATGAAGTCATGATTCCTAAGATTGGAATGACTTTTATATCTGAAGATGAAGTTCGTAATTTTTATAAATCCTATGCTCAGAATGTTGGTTTTGGTATTTGCAAATTAGGTGGTAAAAAGGGAGATGATGgaaagcaaaaatatttttgttttggaTGTGCCAAAAGTGGTAAAACAATATCTCAAGCCAAAAATGCTTTGTACCCTAGACCTTCTACTAAGACAAATTGCAAAGCTAAGATTAATGTTGTTATTCGGAATGATGATAACTTTGTGATAAATAGTGTATCTCTTGAACATAATCACGTCTTGAGCCCTGGAAAGTCACgacattttagatgtaataaaTTATTGGATTCAACTACAAAGAGGAAACTTGAATTAAATGATCAAGCAGGAATAACTTTAAGTAAAAGTTTTCATTCATTGGTAGTTGAGGCTGGAGGCTATGAGAATTTGACatttgatgagagaaagtgtagGAATTATATTTCAGAAGCTAGAAGGTTGAGGTTAGGGGATGGAGATTCTGAAGCCTTGAGTAATTATTTTTGTCGCATGCAAAGTCGGAACTCTAACTTCTTTTATGTGCTTGATTTAGATGAAGAGTCTCGAATAAGAAATGTTTTTTGGGCAGATGCAAGATGTAGGGCTGCATATGATTACTTTTCTGATGTTGTGACTTTTGATACTACTTATTTGACTAATAGTTATGATATGTCATTTGCTCCTTTGGTTGGGGTGAATCATCATGGTCAATCCATTTTGCTTGGATGTGGTTTATTATCCAGTGAAGATTCAGAAACATTCAAATGGTTGTTCAAATCTTGGCTGACATGTATGCTTGGGCGTGCTCCGAAGGCCATAATCACAGACCAGTGTCGCGCCATGGCAATTGCTATTGAAGAGATATTTCCAGATTCTCATCATCGTTTGTGTATTTGGCATATAATGAAAAAATTACCAGCAAAATTAAGTGGACATGCTCAATATAAGCTGATAAAGAAACAATTGAAGAATATTGTTTACAACTCACTTACTATTGATGAATGTGATGAGAATTGGATGAAAATGATTGAGGATTTTAATTTAGAGAATAATGACTGGTTGAAATCTTTGTATGAACAGCGGAATAGATGGATACCTGTGTACGTCAAGGATAAGTTTTGGGCAGGTATGTCCACATCTCAAAGGAGTGAAAGTATGAATGCTTTTTTTGATGAATATGTTCATTCGAAAACTTCTTTGAAGCAATTTGTTGAACAGTTTGATAATGCTCTGAAGAagaagattgaaaaagaaaaaaatttggaTTTTGGTTCTTTTAATTCTATGATACCAGTAATTTCTGGTTATCCAATTGAAAGACAATTTCAAAGTTTCTACACTaacaacttatttaagttgttccaagatGAGATAAGAGGGTTGATGTTTTGCAATACCTCACTAGTGAGGCAAGAAGGGGTTGGTTTTATATTTGAAGTCGTAGAAACTTTGTTGGGAAAAAATGGAGACCCTATAAGAGATGCTTCCTTCAAGGTACATTATACTGAGTTAGATTGTCAAGTTAAGTGTCTATGCCATCTTTTTGAGTTTCGGGGAATTTTATGTAGGCATGCTATCTCTGTGTTGATACGAATGAAGGTGATTGAGGttcctatgaattatattatggatcGATGGCGCAAAGATATTAAGCGTGGTTATCAAAGTATCACTAACATTTATGATGAATATGTTTGTGAAAGAGAAAGACATCGGTATAATATTCTCACTCCATTGATACAAGAGGTTCAACAACTTGGGGCAAATAATGATGACGGTTGTTCTGTTTTGGTGGAAATCTTGAAAGATGCGAAGGAAAAATTGATTGCTATTCAGCTAGATCATTCAAGAGCGGATCAACTGAAAGAAGCATCTACATCGAGTTCAAAAACAATACACTCTCCATTAAAAGTAAGATCTCGAGGTCGTCCACCCACAAAGAGAAAACAATCTAAGATTGAACAAATTATGAAGAAATCAGTTGCAAAGGCCAGAAGAAAG GGTTCTTTGTTGAATACAATGTCAGGTCCATTCTGCTTCAGCGCCACAGGTTTCTCCTGA